Proteins co-encoded in one Corynebacterium tuberculostearicum genomic window:
- a CDS encoding bile acid:sodium symporter family protein has protein sequence MLQRLKKPDPLIVLIILAVIIAVLAPARGSFAEIFGKLTNVAIAILFFLYGARLSTQEALNGLKHWRLHLTILAFTFVVYPLIGIALRPLTAVVSHDMYLGILFLTLVPSTVQSSVAFTSIAKGNVAGAIISASSSNLVGVIVTPLLVMLLMGTGGGIHIDTSVFGEIALLLLAPFVLGQLTRRWIGRIAQSKATKVVDRGSIAMVVYSAFSKGIVDGIWASISMWELPFLVGFAAAFVAFMLWLTRKVSQKLGFSRADIIAIEFCGSKKSLATGLPMASVIFTSGGAPLGLLVLPLMIYHQVQLMMCSWLAARYAQHSTP, from the coding sequence ATGCTGCAGCGCCTAAAAAAGCCCGACCCGCTCATCGTCCTCATCATTCTCGCAGTCATCATTGCGGTTCTCGCACCGGCTAGGGGGAGCTTTGCCGAGATATTCGGCAAACTGACGAACGTAGCGATTGCGATACTCTTCTTTCTTTATGGAGCTAGGCTGTCCACTCAAGAGGCCCTCAATGGACTAAAGCACTGGCGCCTGCACCTGACCATCCTGGCATTCACCTTCGTGGTCTATCCGCTCATTGGTATCGCGCTGCGCCCGCTTACTGCAGTCGTGTCGCACGACATGTACCTAGGAATTTTATTTCTCACGTTAGTTCCTTCCACAGTGCAATCCTCGGTTGCCTTTACTTCGATTGCGAAGGGAAACGTGGCCGGTGCGATAATCTCAGCCTCTTCCTCCAACCTGGTGGGCGTCATCGTCACGCCACTTCTCGTGATGCTCCTGATGGGGACCGGGGGAGGGATCCACATCGATACTTCCGTATTTGGAGAAATCGCCCTGTTGCTGTTGGCTCCCTTCGTTCTGGGACAGCTCACTCGGCGTTGGATAGGAAGAATCGCCCAAAGCAAGGCCACCAAGGTAGTAGACCGCGGATCCATTGCGATGGTGGTTTATTCCGCCTTCTCCAAAGGGATAGTGGACGGAATTTGGGCGTCCATCTCCATGTGGGAATTACCTTTCCTCGTAGGGTTCGCGGCAGCTTTCGTCGCATTTATGCTGTGGCTGACTAGAAAGGTCAGCCAAAAGCTAGGATTTAGCCGCGCAGATATTATCGCGATTGAATTTTGTGGCTCAAAGAAGTCTTTGGCCACTGGACTCCCGATGGCCTCGGTCATTTTTACCTCTGGTGGAGCGCCCCTTGGCCTACTAGTCCTTCCGTTGATGATTTACCACCAAGTCCAACTGATGATGTGCTCATGGCTAGCGGCCCGGTACGCCCAGCACTCCACGCCGTAG
- a CDS encoding Rieske (2Fe-2S) protein: MTMCSRRMFLLGTATTFAGVYAAACGSTPSAEIAATDIPIGSAKIVDGVIFTQPKEGEFKAYSQTCPHQRNPITEIEGMTATCTAHNTSYDLSDGSVISGPGRDPLEEYEVQQDGSNVTTT, translated from the coding sequence ATGACTATGTGCTCGCGCCGAATGTTTTTGCTCGGAACCGCTACGACTTTCGCAGGCGTTTACGCGGCGGCTTGCGGCTCAACACCGTCAGCGGAGATCGCTGCAACCGATATCCCGATCGGCTCTGCAAAGATTGTGGATGGAGTTATCTTTACCCAGCCTAAAGAAGGGGAGTTTAAGGCCTATTCCCAAACATGCCCCCACCAACGCAATCCGATCACCGAGATTGAAGGCATGACAGCGACCTGCACTGCGCATAACACGTCCTATGACCTCAGCGATGGGAGCGTCATCTCCGGCCCTGGCCGTGACCCGTTGGAGGAATACGAAGTACAACAAGACGGTTCGAACGTCACTACCACCTAA